In Agromyces sp. 3263, a single genomic region encodes these proteins:
- a CDS encoding helix-turn-helix domain-containing protein, which produces MPWPRFATAQTTGAALVLDAIGLDDEHTSVYRLLLAAPSADIGEIARGAAMPVARVQAVVDELERIGLLARQASAPDRVVASPPALALRPLLLERERRLTEAHETLVQLSELYRQGAVQREVPDVVDVVLGPEAVRQRLGQLQASAERRVDAFVLREVALIDGSENTEEDRALARGVRYRVVVEASVLERPKFLDQAREVMPLGEEIRVLPTLPTRLFIADGILALLPMYSHGDRKVSGALLVHPSGLLDLVNAMFEEYWRTSTRLVEDGGLASEVEAIDRDLLKLLLLGMTDAAAGAQLGISVRTVQRRVAELMDRGGVTTRIQLGAEAVRREWV; this is translated from the coding sequence ATGCCATGGCCGCGATTCGCCACGGCGCAGACGACGGGAGCGGCGCTCGTGCTCGACGCGATCGGACTGGACGACGAGCACACGTCCGTCTACCGACTCCTGCTCGCGGCGCCGTCGGCCGACATCGGGGAGATCGCCCGGGGTGCCGCGATGCCGGTGGCGCGCGTGCAGGCGGTGGTCGACGAGCTCGAGCGCATCGGGCTGCTCGCCAGGCAGGCGTCCGCCCCCGATCGCGTCGTCGCCTCGCCACCGGCCCTCGCGCTGCGGCCGCTGCTGCTCGAACGCGAGCGCCGGCTGACCGAGGCGCACGAGACGCTCGTGCAGCTCAGCGAGCTCTACCGCCAGGGGGCGGTGCAACGGGAGGTGCCCGACGTCGTCGACGTCGTGCTCGGTCCCGAGGCGGTGCGCCAGCGGCTGGGGCAGCTGCAGGCGTCGGCCGAGCGACGGGTGGACGCGTTCGTGCTGCGCGAGGTGGCGCTCATCGACGGCAGCGAGAACACCGAGGAGGACCGGGCGCTCGCACGCGGCGTGCGCTACCGGGTCGTCGTCGAGGCATCCGTGCTCGAACGTCCGAAGTTCCTCGACCAGGCGAGGGAGGTGATGCCGCTGGGCGAGGAGATCCGCGTGCTGCCGACTCTCCCGACCCGCCTGTTCATCGCCGACGGCATTCTCGCGCTCCTCCCCATGTACTCGCACGGCGACCGCAAGGTGTCGGGCGCCCTGCTGGTGCATCCGAGCGGGCTGCTCGACCTCGTGAACGCCATGTTCGAGGAGTACTGGCGTACGTCGACCCGGCTCGTCGAGGACGGCGGGCTCGCGAGCGAGGTCGAGGCGATCGACCGCGACCTGTTGAAGCTCCTGCTCCTCGGGATGACGGATGCCGCGGCGGGCGCGCAGCTCGGCATCTCGGTGCGCACCGTGCAGCGGCGGGTCGCCGAGTTGATGGACCGCGGCGGCGTCACCACGCGCATCCAGCTCGGCGCGGAGGCTGTGCGCCGCGAGTGGGTCTGA
- a CDS encoding M14 family zinc carboxypeptidase — translation MAGTRSFPLRPVLGIAALALAFSVLGPVGANAAVDDAGALDMYTADVSSTEAAEIAAGGFDVADSRITDSGVSLDLVLSAGEAKGLQARGLDVKVKKNKDGKSAKQLATEQAASGYNVWRSWDEPGGIRDELYQLAKDHPQLVKLVVLGHTYQGREIIALKITQGARGVPDGARPAVLYSSTQHAREWISTEVNRRLMHSFIDGYDAKDKETRSLLRSNEFWFVPVANPDGYQYTFDHERLWRKNLRDNDGDNQITRADGVDPNRNFPEHFAWDEEGSSSVISSDTYRGPSAASEPETQAMMSLLDRANPEFQVNWHSFGQYLLYAEGWQTATPTADDPIYYALSGNRDDPAIPGFEPGLSSDVLYVTNGETTDFAHVQDGTLAWTPELGQGDEEGGFVFPDDEAQVQAEFERALPFALDVAKSAADPDDPVSHLGIDTKPFYLKSDDTYKYGLPLANYTFDYSYGDPQEVRVIAKRSLGDVTVKYSINGAPAVSAGTEEWNGGDRYGGRTDVYYHVVSGVVTGTQPGDSVEVWFEGGGETSESFTYQAVEESTDDVLIVANEDYTGASPVQGVTAPKYLSYYEDALAADGVGYDVYDVDARGRIASDNLGVLSHYDAVIWYTGDDVITRTAGWAGGNATRAAMDQILEVRDFLNEGGKVLYTGQYAGTQFSSNTEQLYDPTAADEQCTASDEVLVRCRLLGGSPSSDHTNDTLQYWLGAYLAVDSAGNADEGLLDVLGVDTPFTGLDWGFNGADSAANQDHSNSFITTSGILDPATYPQFESWVSARWDREGGPFEPHTGDAYAYSQIADVSYKRLTRTIDVPAGGASLSFWTSYDTEADWDHLIVEARTPGQDDWTTLPSEHTTTSTGESCPAGWRELHPQLDHYQTVIDDTACESSGTTGTWNAASGNSGGWQQWNVDLSAYQAQGQVEVSISYVSDWATQGLGVFVDDIVVSTGQGTTSFENGDTGGWEVTGPPPGSAPNPNDFIITTAAGFPEAAVVATPHSLLSGFGFEGITDAALRAEWMGRALDHLLG, via the coding sequence ATGGCCGGAACCCGATCGTTTCCACTTCGCCCCGTCCTCGGCATCGCCGCACTCGCATTGGCGTTCTCGGTGCTCGGACCTGTCGGCGCGAACGCCGCCGTCGATGACGCCGGCGCGCTCGACATGTACACGGCCGACGTGAGCAGCACCGAGGCGGCGGAGATCGCGGCGGGCGGCTTCGACGTCGCCGACAGCAGGATCACGGACTCCGGCGTGAGCCTCGACCTCGTGCTGTCCGCGGGCGAGGCGAAGGGGCTCCAGGCCCGCGGCCTCGACGTCAAGGTGAAGAAGAACAAGGACGGCAAGTCGGCCAAGCAGCTGGCGACGGAGCAGGCCGCGTCGGGCTACAACGTCTGGCGATCGTGGGACGAACCCGGCGGCATCCGTGACGAGCTGTACCAGCTCGCCAAGGACCACCCTCAGCTCGTGAAGCTCGTCGTGCTCGGCCACACGTATCAAGGGCGCGAGATCATCGCCCTCAAGATCACGCAGGGCGCGAGGGGCGTGCCGGACGGGGCGCGGCCGGCGGTGCTGTACAGCTCGACGCAGCACGCGCGCGAGTGGATCTCGACCGAGGTCAATCGGCGGCTGATGCACTCGTTCATCGACGGCTACGACGCGAAGGACAAGGAGACGAGGAGCCTCCTGCGGAGCAACGAGTTCTGGTTCGTGCCCGTCGCCAACCCCGACGGCTACCAGTACACGTTCGACCACGAGCGGCTGTGGCGCAAGAACCTGCGCGACAACGACGGCGACAACCAGATCACCCGCGCCGACGGCGTCGACCCGAACCGCAACTTCCCCGAGCACTTCGCGTGGGACGAGGAGGGCTCGTCGTCGGTGATCTCGAGCGACACGTACCGCGGTCCGTCCGCGGCGTCCGAGCCCGAGACGCAGGCGATGATGTCGCTCCTCGATCGGGCGAACCCCGAGTTCCAGGTCAACTGGCACTCGTTCGGGCAGTACCTGCTCTACGCCGAGGGCTGGCAGACGGCGACGCCGACCGCCGACGACCCGATCTACTACGCGCTGTCGGGCAACCGCGACGATCCGGCCATACCCGGCTTCGAGCCCGGCCTGTCGTCCGACGTGCTGTACGTGACGAACGGCGAGACGACGGACTTCGCGCATGTCCAGGACGGCACGCTCGCCTGGACCCCCGAGCTGGGCCAGGGCGATGAGGAAGGCGGCTTCGTCTTCCCCGACGACGAGGCGCAGGTGCAGGCGGAGTTCGAGCGTGCGCTGCCGTTCGCACTCGACGTGGCCAAGTCCGCGGCCGACCCCGACGACCCGGTGTCGCACCTCGGCATCGACACGAAGCCCTTCTACCTGAAGAGCGACGACACCTACAAGTACGGGCTGCCGCTGGCGAACTACACCTTCGACTACTCGTACGGCGACCCGCAGGAGGTGCGCGTCATCGCGAAGCGCAGCCTCGGCGACGTGACCGTGAAGTACTCCATCAACGGTGCACCAGCCGTCAGCGCGGGCACCGAGGAGTGGAACGGCGGCGACCGCTACGGCGGCAGGACCGACGTCTACTACCACGTGGTGAGCGGTGTCGTCACGGGCACCCAGCCCGGCGACAGCGTCGAGGTCTGGTTCGAGGGCGGCGGCGAGACGAGCGAGTCGTTCACCTACCAGGCGGTCGAGGAGTCGACCGACGACGTGCTGATCGTCGCGAACGAGGACTACACGGGCGCCTCGCCCGTGCAGGGCGTGACCGCCCCGAAGTACCTCTCGTACTACGAGGACGCGCTCGCGGCCGACGGGGTCGGGTACGACGTCTACGACGTCGACGCCCGCGGGCGGATCGCCTCGGACAACCTGGGCGTCCTCTCGCACTACGACGCCGTGATCTGGTACACCGGCGACGACGTCATCACCCGCACGGCCGGATGGGCCGGCGGGAACGCCACCCGCGCCGCGATGGACCAGATCCTCGAGGTCCGCGACTTCCTGAACGAGGGCGGCAAGGTGCTCTACACCGGTCAGTACGCCGGGACCCAGTTCTCGTCGAACACCGAGCAGCTCTACGACCCCACGGCGGCCGATGAGCAGTGCACCGCGAGCGACGAGGTGCTCGTGCGCTGTCGGCTGCTCGGGGGCTCGCCGTCGAGCGACCACACGAATGACACGCTGCAGTACTGGCTCGGCGCGTACCTCGCCGTCGACAGCGCGGGCAACGCCGATGAGGGACTCCTCGACGTGCTCGGCGTGGACACGCCGTTCACGGGACTCGACTGGGGCTTCAACGGCGCCGACAGCGCCGCGAACCAGGACCACAGCAACTCGTTCATCACGACGAGCGGCATCCTGGACCCGGCGACCTATCCGCAGTTCGAGAGCTGGGTCTCGGCGCGATGGGATCGCGAGGGCGGCCCGTTCGAGCCGCACACCGGCGACGCCTACGCGTACTCGCAGATCGCCGACGTGTCCTACAAGCGGCTGACGCGCACGATCGACGTCCCGGCCGGCGGCGCGAGCCTGTCGTTCTGGACGTCGTACGACACGGAGGCCGACTGGGATCACCTGATCGTCGAGGCACGCACGCCGGGCCAGGACGACTGGACGACCCTGCCGAGCGAGCACACGACCACCAGCACGGGCGAGAGCTGCCCGGCCGGCTGGCGCGAGCTGCACCCGCAGCTCGACCACTACCAGACGGTCATCGATGACACGGCCTGCGAGTCGAGCGGCACGACGGGCACCTGGAACGCCGCCTCGGGCAATTCGGGCGGCTGGCAGCAGTGGAACGTCGACCTCTCGGCCTACCAGGCGCAGGGGCAGGTCGAGGTCTCCATCAGCTACGTCAGCGACTGGGCCACCCAGGGGCTCGGCGTCTTCGTCGACGACATCGTGGTGTCGACCGGCCAGGGCACGACGTCGTTCGAGAACGGCGACACGGGCGGATGGGAAGTCACCGGGCCGCCGCCGGGCAGCGCACCGAACCCGAACGACTTCATCATCACGACGGCGGCGGGATTCCCCGAGGCCGCGGTGGTGGCCA